The Brassica napus cultivar Da-Ae chromosome C7, Da-Ae, whole genome shotgun sequence genome has a segment encoding these proteins:
- the LOC106393538 gene encoding uncharacterized protein LOC106393538 — translation MAMNCLSLLLDRGTAEGQFGYHQHCRDSKLTHLCFADDLLIFCDGSLQSVTNVLRILKQIAEVSGLTVTICLTEPEINNISSATGLVHALLPIRYLGVPLQVKKKINSWSARSLSFAGRLLLINTVIARISNFWCSTFTIPKKCIKITNSLCGAYLWRGTTEEHHFARVSWDTVTLSKEEGRLGIRDLNYWNKACTLKLLWLLFFRSGSIWVAWFTKTILSDYKSNLWTIKEKQSHSFAIKKLLRVRDLAYPWIKIKIGDGRSVEIHALLTTITLNTDEDRYEWCPNGSTTSVFSTGAIYRLIKQHQPLVPWNKVVWNPRRIPKHSFLTWLVVLNRCPTKDRILSWGLQTTLICTLCNLADETRDHLFFDCVFSSVIWETLARKARCRPISTWHQLLQYLQQRSCPKPERILGLLA, via the exons ATGGCAATGAACTGTCTCTCCCTCCTCCTAGACAGGGGCACTGCTGAAGGACAATTTGGCTATCACCAACACTGCAGAGACTCCAAGCTAACTCATCTATGCTTCGCAGATGATCTCCTTATCTTCTGTGATGGATCGCTGCAATCGGTAACAAATGTTTTGAGGATCTTGAAGCAAATTGCTGAGGTTTCAGGTCTAACGGTTACCATATGCCTAACTGAACCTGAAATCAACAACATCTCATCAGCAACGGGGTTGGTTCATGCCTTGCTACCGATAAGATATCTAGGGGTGCCCCtg caagtgaaaaagaaaattaatagtTGGAGTGCACGCTCTTTATCCTTTGCTGGTCGATTACTTCTCATCAACACAGTTATTGCAAGGATCTCAAATTTCTGGTGTTCCACCTTCACGATCCCAAAGAAATGCATCAAAATTACAAACTCGTTATGTGGAGCATACCTGTGGAGAGGAACCACTGAGGAGCACCATTTTGCTCGAGTATCTTGGGATACAGTCACTCTATCGAAAGAGGAAGGAAGACTCGGGATCAGAGACCTCAACTATTGGAATAAGGCATGCACTCTCAAGCTGTTGTGGCTATTGTTCTTCAGATCAGGCTCCATCTGGGTCGCTTGGTTCACTAAGACGATCCTAAGCGACTACAAAAGCAATTTATGGACTATAAAGGAGAAGCAGAGCCATTCCTTTGCAATTAAGAAACTATTGAGAGTGAGAGATCTAGCTTACCCCTGGATAAAGATCAAGATAGGCGACGGGCGTTCG GTAGAAATTCATGCCCTCTTAACAACCATCACTCTCAACACTGATGAGGACAGGTATGAATGGTGTCCCAACGGCTCAACTACCTCAGTCTTCTCCACCGGTGCGATATACCGACTCATAAAGCAACACCAACCTCTGGTCCCTTGGAATAAAGTGGTCTGGAACCCGAGAAGAATCCCTAAGCATAGCTTCCTCACTTGGCTAGTAGTTCTGAACAGATGCCCCACTAAAGATAGAATCCTATCTTGGGGCCTCCAAACTACCCTTATATGCACCCTTTGCAACCTGGCGGATGAGACAAGAGATCACTTGTTCTTCGACTGCGTTTTCTCATCAGTGATCTGGGAGACACTAGCACGGAAAGCTCGATGTAGACCAATCAGCACTTGGCACCAACTCCTTCAGTACTTGCAACAACGATCATGCCCAAAACCTGAGCGAATACTTGGTCTCTTAGCATGA